In Chryseobacterium shigense, the following proteins share a genomic window:
- a CDS encoding sugar phosphate nucleotidyltransferase, protein MSSKKTLLILAGGLGSRYKGLKQIDGILDNGSPILEYSIYDALEAGFSKVVIIVNRLIPQSYIERLNTISGKANFEFQWVYQEKESFLPEDFDASQRQKPWGTGHAVLCGKNAVREPFVMINADDFYGKEAYQLASEEIDLHISGLRFGMAAYPVEATLSGNGNVARGICILGDENYLISIVEQTTIRRQENSIVYTENGNDIKIAPETLVSMNFFIFHPDIFDILEVYFNDFIQSDPGLLEEFYIPSAVQRMIDEKKAKVLVKASPSQWMGVTYADDKSNIKDFLTSEIEKNRYPEDLWN, encoded by the coding sequence ATGAGTTCTAAAAAGACACTGCTTATATTAGCCGGAGGTTTAGGAAGCCGCTACAAAGGATTAAAACAGATAGACGGAATTCTGGACAATGGCTCGCCTATCCTTGAATATTCCATATATGATGCACTGGAAGCAGGTTTCAGCAAAGTTGTGATTATTGTAAACAGGCTTATTCCTCAAAGCTATATTGAAAGATTAAATACAATATCCGGCAAAGCTAATTTTGAGTTTCAGTGGGTATACCAGGAAAAAGAAAGTTTCCTGCCTGAGGATTTTGATGCATCGCAAAGACAGAAACCCTGGGGAACCGGACACGCTGTTCTCTGCGGAAAAAATGCGGTAAGGGAACCATTTGTGATGATCAATGCGGATGATTTTTATGGAAAAGAAGCTTATCAGCTGGCGTCTGAAGAAATTGATCTTCATATTTCAGGATTACGGTTCGGAATGGCAGCTTACCCGGTAGAAGCTACTTTAAGCGGAAACGGAAATGTAGCAAGGGGAATATGCATATTGGGTGATGAAAATTACCTGATCAGCATAGTGGAACAGACTACTATACGGAGACAGGAAAATTCAATTGTCTACACTGAAAACGGAAATGATATTAAGATAGCTCCCGAGACATTGGTATCTATGAATTTCTTCATTTTCCATCCTGATATTTTTGATATTCTTGAAGTTTATTTTAATGATTTTATACAATCTGATCCGGGACTACTGGAAGAGTTTTATATCCCTTCTGCCGTACAGAGAATGATTGACGAAAAAAAGGCAAAAGTATTGGTGAAAGCCTCTCCTTCTCAATGGATGGGCGTTACCTATGCAGACGATAAAAGCAATATTAAAGATTTTCTGACATCAGAGATCGAAAAAAACAGATATCCCGAAGATCTATGGAATTAA
- a CDS encoding phosphotransferase enzyme family protein yields MELKQIVTGFTGTENCTITPITNGLINTTYLVEDHNSGEKFILQKINRQVFRFPETVIHNHLNINTMLKNGDYPLQLVELKKALSGGFMMEDENGESWRILSFIEDTKTFFKIPDIKTAYESAKAVGCFLNTVNPEDLPDIQTPIPDFINFEKRIADYQTSLQHANEDLIKNAGPEIETMNELLFLPQKWIEMEKEGILPKRIIHGDPNVRNILFDKNSSPVAVIDLDTVTVSTILYDFGDMARSYTNILDEDNGNADNNFNPHIYRTVKDGFLLYLKEKLTFEELENLDYAAQTVIYIQAIRFLTDYLNGSIYYSTKYAEHNLDRTRNQLELLKGLRKYLKDD; encoded by the coding sequence ATGGAATTAAAACAAATCGTGACCGGGTTTACCGGAACTGAAAATTGTACGATCACTCCCATTACCAACGGACTGATTAACACAACTTATTTGGTGGAAGATCATAATTCCGGGGAAAAATTTATCCTGCAAAAGATCAACCGGCAGGTTTTCCGGTTTCCGGAAACAGTTATTCATAATCACCTGAACATCAATACGATGTTGAAAAACGGAGACTATCCGTTGCAGCTGGTGGAATTGAAGAAAGCTTTATCCGGCGGTTTTATGATGGAGGATGAAAACGGAGAATCATGGAGAATACTCAGTTTTATTGAAGATACGAAGACTTTTTTCAAGATTCCCGATATAAAAACTGCCTATGAATCAGCAAAGGCTGTAGGATGTTTTTTAAATACCGTAAATCCTGAAGATCTGCCGGATATTCAAACCCCGATTCCTGATTTTATTAATTTTGAGAAAAGGATCGCAGATTATCAAACCTCTTTACAACATGCGAATGAAGATCTGATAAAGAATGCCGGACCAGAAATTGAAACAATGAATGAGCTGCTTTTTCTTCCCCAAAAATGGATCGAAATGGAAAAAGAAGGTATTCTGCCTAAAAGAATTATTCATGGAGATCCTAATGTAAGAAATATCCTTTTCGATAAAAATTCAAGTCCTGTCGCTGTTATTGACCTGGATACAGTAACCGTTTCAACCATTCTGTATGATTTCGGAGATATGGCAAGATCTTACACCAATATTCTGGATGAAGATAACGGAAATGCAGACAATAATTTTAACCCGCATATTTACAGGACTGTAAAAGACGGATTTTTATTGTATTTAAAAGAAAAACTGACTTTTGAAGAGCTTGAAAACCTTGACTATGCTGCACAGACTGTTATTTATATCCAGGCCATCCGTTTTCTTACCGATTATCTGAATGGAAGTATTTACTACTCTACAAAATATGCTGAACACAATCTGGATAGAACGAGGAACCAGCTGGAACTATTAAAAGGACTTAGAAAATATTTAAAAGATGATTAA
- a CDS encoding AIM24 family protein translates to MSKYLLEAFVNETKENPQQRDYFELETPHMLEINLNNQAVWTKRGSMVAYVGGINFERQGMLAGGIGNLLKKAISGEGAKLMKAEGSGKLYVADAGKKVRILYLDNEAVCVNGNDVLAHEQSVKSDITMLKSVAGMMAGGLFQVKLSGTGHIAITTHGEPLTLLVTPDNPVFTDPNATVAWSGNLSPDLKTNVSLKSLIGRGSGEEFQMKFSGNGWVLIQPYEEVYFTEK, encoded by the coding sequence ATGAGCAAATATTTATTGGAGGCTTTCGTTAACGAAACTAAAGAAAATCCGCAGCAGAGAGATTATTTTGAGCTTGAAACACCACATATGCTTGAAATTAATCTTAACAATCAGGCTGTATGGACCAAAAGAGGAAGTATGGTAGCCTATGTGGGAGGAATCAATTTTGAAAGACAAGGAATGCTGGCAGGAGGTATCGGCAATCTTTTAAAGAAAGCAATCAGTGGTGAAGGAGCCAAACTGATGAAAGCGGAAGGAAGCGGTAAACTTTATGTGGCAGATGCCGGTAAGAAAGTACGTATTCTTTACCTAGACAATGAAGCGGTATGTGTAAACGGAAATGATGTTCTTGCCCATGAACAGAGCGTAAAAAGCGATATTACCATGCTTAAAAGCGTAGCAGGAATGATGGCAGGCGGTCTTTTCCAGGTAAAACTTTCCGGAACGGGACATATTGCCATAACAACACACGGTGAACCATTAACATTACTGGTTACTCCGGACAACCCTGTTTTCACAGATCCTAATGCTACGGTAGCATGGTCCGGAAACCTAAGCCCTGATCTGAAAACAAATGTTTCTTTGAAAAGCCTTATCGGGAGAGGAAGCGGTGAAGAGTTCCAGATGAAATTCTCAGGAAACGGATGGGTACTGATTCAGCCGTATGAAGAAGTATATTTCACAGAAAAATAA
- a CDS encoding Gfo/Idh/MocA family protein, protein MNTTTSRRNFIRTAALASFGALVLPNSLFAYSSDFKSDKKVRVGFIGVGLRGQEHVKLLAKRNDVEIIAFADPDKRMLTASQKILKDNNKSAAQEFSNGEYDYRNLLKLKNIDAVVIATPWEWHLPQGTEAMRARKIVGMEVSGAIKLQDCWEFVKVYEETKVPIFMMENVCYRRDIMAVLNMVRKGMFGELVHGRGGYQHDLRGVLFNDGVTPYNSGAEFGEKGFSEAHWRTEHYVKRNGELYPTHGLGPVAVMMDINRGNRLTRLSSFSSKSVGLHQYITEHPKGGENHPNAKVKFNQGDIVTTQIACANGETILLTHDTSLQRPYDLGFRVQGTEGLWQDFGWGDFNQGHIYFEKTMNHSHRWENTEKWMKEFDHPMWKKFENVAAGAGHGGMDFFVMNTFIECIKQNIEFPMDVYDLALWYSITPLSEESIAKGGQAVDIPDFTNGKWKTRKPVFGMTDEF, encoded by the coding sequence ATGAACACCACCACTTCACGAAGAAATTTCATCAGGACCGCTGCCTTAGCCAGTTTTGGCGCATTGGTTTTACCCAATTCCCTATTTGCTTATTCCAGTGATTTTAAATCAGACAAAAAAGTACGGGTAGGATTTATCGGGGTAGGACTTCGCGGACAGGAACATGTAAAACTGCTGGCAAAACGTAATGACGTAGAAATCATAGCTTTTGCAGATCCGGACAAAAGAATGCTTACCGCCTCTCAGAAGATACTGAAAGACAATAATAAATCTGCCGCTCAGGAATTTTCAAACGGAGAATATGATTACAGGAATCTTTTAAAACTGAAAAATATAGATGCCGTAGTGATAGCTACTCCGTGGGAATGGCATCTTCCACAGGGAACGGAGGCAATGCGGGCCAGGAAAATTGTAGGTATGGAGGTTTCAGGAGCTATAAAACTGCAGGACTGCTGGGAATTTGTGAAAGTATATGAAGAAACAAAAGTGCCTATCTTTATGATGGAAAATGTATGTTACCGCAGGGATATCATGGCTGTTCTGAATATGGTCCGTAAGGGGATGTTTGGAGAACTGGTTCACGGAAGAGGCGGCTATCAGCACGATTTGAGGGGTGTTCTTTTCAATGACGGTGTTACACCTTACAATTCCGGTGCTGAATTCGGAGAAAAAGGGTTCAGCGAGGCGCATTGGAGAACAGAACATTATGTAAAACGCAATGGTGAGCTTTATCCTACTCACGGATTGGGACCTGTAGCCGTGATGATGGACATCAACCGTGGAAACCGCCTTACAAGGCTTTCATCATTCTCCTCAAAATCAGTCGGACTGCATCAATATATTACGGAACATCCAAAGGGCGGAGAAAATCATCCGAATGCAAAAGTAAAATTCAACCAGGGTGATATTGTCACTACACAGATTGCCTGTGCCAATGGAGAAACGATTCTTTTAACCCATGATACGAGTTTGCAGAGGCCTTATGATCTAGGTTTCAGGGTACAGGGAACGGAAGGTTTATGGCAGGATTTCGGATGGGGAGATTTCAACCAGGGCCATATTTATTTTGAAAAAACAATGAACCACAGCCACCGCTGGGAGAATACGGAAAAATGGATGAAAGAATTTGACCATCCAATGTGGAAAAAGTTTGAAAATGTAGCTGCAGGCGCAGGGCATGGTGGAATGGATTTCTTTGTGATGAATACCTTCATTGAATGCATCAAACAGAATATAGAATTCCCGATGGATGTTTATGACCTTGCTTTATGGTATTCTATCACGCCATTGAGTGAAGAATCTATTGCCAAAGGAGGTCAGGCTGTAGACATTCCTGATTTTACCAACGGAAAATGGAAAACCCGTAAACCTGTATTTGGAATGACTGATGAGTTCTAA
- a CDS encoding DNA-deoxyinosine glycosylase, producing MQNRISSFPPLIDSQSEILILGSIPGVKSLEKQQYYAYPQNKFWTIIFHLFHEEFTEDYTIRIGVLKKHHIAVWDVIDSCERKGSLDSEIRNEEANQIAELLDEHPNIKAIFCNGGKSYKNLQKLLGKNYRLPIFQLPSTSPLHTVSFDKKLEDWNKILEFLK from the coding sequence ATGCAAAACAGAATTTCCTCATTTCCTCCATTAATTGATTCACAATCTGAAATTTTAATTTTAGGTTCAATTCCCGGAGTAAAATCATTGGAAAAACAGCAGTATTATGCCTATCCTCAAAATAAATTCTGGACAATTATTTTTCATTTATTTCATGAAGAATTTACCGAAGATTACACCATAAGAATAGGTGTTTTAAAAAAACATCATATAGCAGTCTGGGACGTTATTGATTCCTGCGAAAGAAAAGGAAGCCTGGATTCCGAAATCAGAAATGAAGAAGCCAATCAGATCGCAGAGCTTTTGGATGAGCACCCCAACATCAAAGCCATTTTCTGTAATGGAGGCAAATCTTACAAAAATCTACAGAAACTTTTAGGGAAAAACTACAGGTTGCCTATATTTCAATTACCATCTACCAGTCCTCTTCATACAGTATCTTTTGATAAAAAACTGGAAGATTGGAATAAGATATTGGAGTTTTTGAAATGA
- a CDS encoding sterol desaturase family protein — translation MDFFMNEDGLEHVYAWAIPFHAAVILAEMIYSHVSEAKLYNGKDVATSVYLALMNFGLDLVMKAFAMGVMFFFYNHRLFTWDFTIWYWLICFVITDFAYYVLHYVDHHSRAFWAIHITHHNSEYFNLTTGFRSPVLQPLYRYLYFSPLAFLGFNPWHIMVVYAIGQVYGTWVHTQTVKTMGILEYILVTPSHHRVHHACNIKYLDRNMGMCLIIWDKIFGTFEKEDPNVPVKYGIYPKMPDNKPDTVLLYEWRKIWKDIKQPGLKLSDRMNYIFNSPGWRHDGTGKTVRQYQKDYLKKQSKRQEEKQKMKSA, via the coding sequence ATGGACTTCTTTATGAATGAGGATGGCTTGGAACACGTATATGCATGGGCAATTCCGTTTCATGCCGCCGTGATTTTGGCAGAAATGATCTACAGCCATGTATCAGAAGCCAAGCTGTATAACGGAAAAGATGTTGCAACAAGTGTTTACCTCGCTTTGATGAACTTTGGCCTCGACCTGGTTATGAAGGCTTTTGCAATGGGGGTGATGTTTTTCTTTTACAATCACAGGCTTTTTACCTGGGATTTCACCATCTGGTACTGGCTCATTTGCTTTGTCATTACAGATTTTGCCTATTATGTGCTGCATTATGTGGACCATCATTCCAGAGCGTTCTGGGCGATTCATATTACCCATCATAATTCAGAATACTTCAACCTGACTACCGGTTTCAGAAGCCCTGTGCTGCAACCGCTTTACAGGTATCTTTATTTTTCTCCACTTGCTTTTTTAGGCTTCAATCCATGGCATATCATGGTCGTTTATGCAATAGGGCAGGTGTATGGAACATGGGTGCATACACAAACCGTAAAAACAATGGGAATCCTGGAATATATTCTGGTAACCCCTTCACATCATAGAGTGCATCATGCATGCAATATTAAATATCTTGACCGGAATATGGGCATGTGCCTGATTATCTGGGATAAAATCTTCGGAACCTTTGAAAAAGAAGACCCCAATGTACCTGTAAAATACGGAATTTACCCTAAAATGCCTGATAATAAACCGGATACCGTTCTTCTTTATGAATGGAGAAAAATATGGAAAGATATTAAACAGCCGGGACTGAAATTGTCAGATAGGATGAATTACATTTTCAATTCCCCGGGATGGAGGCATGACGGAACAGGAAAAACAGTACGGCAATATCAAAAAGACTATCTGAAGAAACAGAGTAAAAGACAGGAAGAAAAGCAAAAAATGAAATCTGCATGA
- a CDS encoding dienelactone hydrolase family protein, whose product MNNRNLKRILIISLLIITSNLTFAQKKEFRNTTVDSLTFVNNRKLLNSLNTDNFQKKVFVKNNIQIPYRILIPGNNDKNQKFPLVITFHNSTRIGKDNEKQLEPLAKIWLRDEIYTRYQCYVIAPQFSKRSSDYENNHDHILTSKPSDDVSALLDLIANAEKEYPNIDRNRIYLVGYSMGASTAQNLMSIKPGKFAALVSVAAVPDFSNLKKLNQKNIWLIHGEKDNENPYPGSTELFNRLSSNKNLTFTTFSNLNHDNITIPFLITEEIPEWLFEKRK is encoded by the coding sequence ATGAATAACCGAAATTTAAAACGAATCCTGATTATTTCACTTCTTATCATAACTTCAAATCTTACTTTTGCGCAAAAAAAAGAATTTCGGAACACCACAGTAGACAGTCTGACTTTTGTAAATAACCGGAAGTTACTAAACAGTTTAAATACGGACAATTTTCAGAAAAAAGTTTTCGTAAAAAATAATATACAGATTCCCTACAGAATTTTAATTCCGGGAAACAATGATAAAAATCAAAAATTTCCGTTGGTGATCACTTTTCATAATTCCACCAGAATTGGAAAAGATAATGAAAAACAGCTTGAACCGTTGGCTAAAATATGGTTGAGAGATGAAATATATACCAGGTATCAATGCTATGTGATAGCACCACAGTTCAGTAAACGGTCATCAGATTATGAAAATAATCATGATCATATTCTTACCTCAAAACCTTCGGATGACGTCTCCGCTTTACTGGATCTGATAGCAAATGCAGAAAAAGAATACCCGAATATTGACAGGAACAGAATTTACCTGGTAGGATATTCTATGGGAGCTTCCACAGCACAGAATCTTATGAGCATAAAGCCCGGCAAGTTTGCAGCTCTTGTTTCCGTTGCAGCAGTCCCGGATTTTTCAAACCTGAAAAAACTGAATCAAAAAAATATCTGGCTGATTCATGGCGAAAAAGATAATGAGAATCCTTATCCGGGAAGCACCGAATTATTCAACAGATTATCTTCGAACAAAAATCTGACTTTTACAACGTTCAGTAATCTGAATCATGATAACATTACCATCCCGTTTTTAATAACTGAAGAGATACCGGAATGGCTTTTTGAAAAGAGAAAATAA
- the rlmN gene encoding 23S rRNA (adenine(2503)-C(2))-methyltransferase RlmN — MKDIRVLSLDQLKDYFVTLGEKPFRAKQVYDWLWSKNLHSIDEMTNLSKALREKISEEYTINPVSVDQLQRSTDGTIKNGVKLHDGLLVESVLIPTETRTTACVSSQVGCSLNCEFCATARLKRMRNLEVAEIVDQVALIDSQSKMYFDRPLSNIVFMGMGEPMMNYKNVVEAIRKITQPEGLGMSPRRITVSTSGIPKMIKMLADDDLRVKLALSLHSAIESKRNEIMPFSDKFPLTDIMEALQYWYQKTGSVITFEYCVWKGINDGDEDIKALIRYCRQVPSKVNLIQYNPIGDGKYDQCNKQAEENYVRQLENAGITVMIRKSRGGDIDAACGQLANKTVD; from the coding sequence TTGAAAGATATCAGAGTTTTATCACTGGACCAGCTTAAAGATTACTTTGTAACTTTAGGGGAAAAACCGTTTCGTGCGAAGCAGGTTTATGACTGGTTATGGAGTAAAAACCTTCATTCGATTGATGAAATGACGAATCTTTCGAAAGCTCTGCGCGAAAAAATTTCCGAAGAGTATACCATTAATCCCGTTTCTGTGGATCAGCTTCAGAGGAGTACAGACGGGACAATTAAAAATGGAGTAAAACTTCATGACGGACTGCTGGTGGAATCCGTTCTTATCCCTACAGAAACAAGAACCACAGCCTGTGTTTCCTCACAGGTAGGATGCTCATTAAACTGCGAATTCTGCGCAACAGCAAGACTGAAAAGGATGAGAAACCTTGAAGTGGCTGAAATTGTGGATCAGGTAGCCCTGATTGACAGTCAAAGTAAAATGTATTTTGACAGACCGCTTTCCAATATCGTTTTTATGGGAATGGGAGAGCCGATGATGAATTATAAAAATGTAGTGGAAGCCATCAGGAAAATTACCCAGCCGGAAGGTCTGGGAATGTCACCGAGAAGAATTACCGTTTCTACATCCGGAATTCCAAAGATGATCAAAATGCTTGCAGATGATGATCTTCGTGTAAAACTGGCCCTTTCACTTCACTCTGCTATTGAATCCAAGCGTAATGAAATTATGCCCTTCTCGGATAAATTTCCGCTTACGGATATTATGGAAGCCCTTCAGTACTGGTATCAGAAAACAGGTTCTGTTATTACGTTTGAATACTGTGTCTGGAAAGGAATCAATGACGGTGATGAAGATATCAAAGCTTTGATCAGATACTGCAGACAGGTTCCTTCGAAAGTGAATCTTATCCAGTATAATCCTATCGGAGATGGTAAGTACGACCAGTGCAATAAACAGGCGGAAGAAAACTATGTACGCCAATTGGAAAATGCCGGAATCACTGTAATGATCAGAAAAAGCCGTGGTGGAGACATCGATGCCGCCTGCGGACAGCTGGCCAATAAAACAGTGGATTAA
- a CDS encoding S9 family peptidase, with product MKLKYSLLALAAPLLMNAQQLMTPEILWTLKKVGVQAVSPDQSSLIYKVGQVDLKTEKTKSENYFLNVLNNQSSKIDFGKKALIQWDKNGIYAQEGDKIFLSKDNGKTWSEFYTIGEADNIVISPDGKKIAFSKQVLVEKLMGKDKYGDTPKTTAQVYTDLNHRHWDYFNEGKYNHVFVVNTTDKAEAAKDLLEGKTWDSPQRPFGGAEDFIWSPDSSQLLYVTKPKSGKEYSTSTNTDIFAYDLASGVTKNLTESNKGYDVNPKFSPDGKSLIWQSMARDGYEADKNDVKIMDWKSGKTTNLTAGWDESVSGDVFWSGDSKVIYFTAAFRGTKQLFSLDPKAAKVQQITKGDFDVNEIFTDNKSSLLVGRTDINHATELFSVNLKNGEMKQVTEANKDMYAKLAQGKSELKMVKTTDGKEMGVWFHYPPNFDPNKKYPTLVYCQGGPQSALTQFFSTRWNFSLMAANGYIVVAPNRRGMPGWGTKWNEDISKDWGGQPMRDYLAATDYAKTLPYVDGDRVAAVGASYGGYSVFMLAGIHENRFKTFIAHDGLFDMKSWYLTTEELWFANWDLGSPWEKPTPKAYTEFNPSNFVEKWNKPIMIVQGGIDFRVPYEQGQEAFQAAKLRGLKSKLVYFPNENHWVLHPQNGLVWQREFFDWLKETL from the coding sequence ATGAAACTTAAGTACAGTCTGCTGGCTCTGGCAGCTCCGCTTTTAATGAATGCACAACAGTTAATGACGCCTGAAATTCTCTGGACTTTAAAAAAAGTTGGAGTACAGGCAGTTTCACCGGATCAGTCTTCATTGATCTATAAAGTAGGACAGGTAGACCTGAAAACAGAGAAAACAAAAAGTGAGAACTACTTTCTCAATGTTCTTAATAACCAGTCTTCCAAAATAGATTTCGGTAAAAAAGCCCTTATCCAATGGGATAAAAACGGAATTTATGCCCAGGAAGGAGATAAGATCTTTCTTTCAAAAGACAATGGAAAAACATGGTCTGAATTTTACACGATCGGAGAAGCCGATAACATCGTAATTTCCCCGGACGGTAAAAAAATTGCGTTCAGCAAGCAGGTTCTGGTTGAAAAATTAATGGGGAAAGACAAATACGGCGATACCCCAAAAACCACGGCGCAGGTTTACACAGATCTGAACCACAGGCATTGGGATTATTTCAATGAAGGAAAATACAATCATGTATTTGTAGTGAATACCACAGACAAAGCAGAAGCTGCAAAAGATCTTCTGGAAGGCAAGACATGGGATTCTCCGCAAAGACCTTTCGGAGGCGCAGAAGACTTTATCTGGAGCCCGGATTCTTCCCAGCTTTTATACGTTACCAAGCCTAAAAGCGGAAAAGAATATTCTACAAGCACCAACACAGATATTTTTGCTTACGACCTTGCGTCAGGAGTAACAAAGAATTTAACAGAATCCAATAAAGGATACGATGTCAATCCAAAGTTCAGTCCGGACGGAAAATCCCTGATTTGGCAAAGTATGGCCAGAGACGGTTATGAAGCAGATAAAAATGACGTAAAGATCATGGACTGGAAGTCCGGTAAAACTACAAATCTTACTGCCGGATGGGACGAAAGCGTTTCAGGAGATGTATTCTGGAGCGGCGATTCCAAAGTGATCTATTTTACGGCAGCATTCAGAGGAACAAAACAGCTGTTCTCTTTAGATCCTAAAGCGGCTAAAGTACAGCAGATCACAAAAGGTGATTTTGATGTCAATGAAATATTTACTGATAATAAATCTTCACTTTTAGTAGGAAGAACAGATATAAACCACGCAACGGAATTATTCTCTGTCAATCTGAAAAACGGTGAAATGAAGCAGGTAACCGAAGCCAATAAAGATATGTATGCTAAACTGGCGCAGGGTAAATCTGAACTTAAAATGGTAAAAACAACGGATGGAAAAGAAATGGGCGTATGGTTCCATTATCCGCCAAACTTTGATCCCAATAAAAAATATCCTACACTGGTATACTGCCAGGGCGGTCCGCAATCTGCACTGACACAATTTTTCAGCACAAGATGGAACTTCTCCCTAATGGCAGCAAACGGATACATCGTAGTGGCTCCAAACAGAAGAGGTATGCCGGGTTGGGGAACAAAATGGAACGAAGACATTTCTAAAGACTGGGGCGGACAGCCAATGAGAGATTATCTGGCAGCAACAGATTATGCAAAAACATTACCGTATGTAGACGGTGATAGAGTAGCCGCAGTTGGGGCAAGCTACGGAGGATACAGCGTATTTATGTTAGCCGGAATCCATGAAAACAGATTCAAAACATTCATCGCACACGATGGGTTATTTGATATGAAATCATGGTACCTTACTACAGAAGAACTTTGGTTTGCCAACTGGGATCTTGGTTCTCCGTGGGAAAAGCCGACTCCTAAAGCATATACGGAATTCAACCCAAGCAATTTTGTTGAAAAATGGAACAAACCTATCATGATTGTTCAGGGAGGCATTGATTTCCGTGTACCCTACGAACAGGGACAGGAAGCTTTCCAGGCAGCAAAATTAAGAGGCTTGAAATCTAAATTAGTATACTTCCCGAATGAAAACCACTGGGTACTTCATCCTCAAAACGGATTGGTATGGCAGAGAGAATTCTTCGACTGGCTGAAGGAAACATTGTAG
- the queA gene encoding tRNA preQ1(34) S-adenosylmethionine ribosyltransferase-isomerase QueA yields the protein MKTSDFNFDLPAELLAEHPSEHRDEARLMVLNRKTETIEHKLFKDVVDYFDEKDLFIFNNTKVFPARLYGNKEKTGAKIEVFLLRELDKETRVWDVLVDPARKIRIGNKLFFTEDESLVAEVIDNTTSRGRTLRFLFDGSYEEFRTKLKELGETPLPKYIKRAVEPEDAERYQTIYAKVEGAVAAPTAGLHFSKHLMKKLEIKGIDFAEVTLHVGLGTFNPIEVEDLSKHKMESEEIIIDEKNAEIINRAVDAHRRVCAVGTTTMRALETSVSSNKKISAFNGWTNKFIYPPHDFGVANSMITNFHTPKSTLLMMIAAFAGKDFIMHAYEEAVKEKYKFYSYGDAMLIL from the coding sequence ATGAAAACATCAGATTTTAATTTTGATCTTCCTGCAGAATTATTGGCAGAACACCCATCTGAACACAGAGACGAAGCCAGATTAATGGTTCTTAACAGAAAAACAGAAACCATTGAACATAAACTGTTTAAAGATGTTGTAGACTATTTTGACGAGAAAGATCTATTCATTTTCAACAATACTAAAGTTTTCCCTGCACGTCTTTATGGAAATAAAGAAAAAACGGGGGCTAAAATTGAAGTTTTCCTTTTAAGAGAACTTGATAAAGAGACCAGAGTATGGGACGTTCTTGTAGACCCTGCAAGAAAAATCAGAATTGGTAACAAATTATTCTTTACTGAAGATGAATCTTTGGTAGCTGAAGTTATCGATAATACTACTTCAAGAGGTAGAACATTAAGATTCCTCTTCGACGGTTCTTATGAAGAATTCAGAACAAAACTGAAAGAATTGGGCGAAACTCCGCTTCCAAAATATATCAAAAGAGCAGTTGAGCCTGAAGATGCGGAAAGATACCAGACTATTTATGCCAAAGTAGAAGGAGCCGTTGCTGCCCCTACTGCAGGTCTTCACTTCTCTAAGCACCTGATGAAGAAATTGGAGATCAAAGGAATTGATTTTGCTGAAGTAACGCTTCACGTTGGTTTGGGAACTTTCAACCCGATTGAGGTAGAAGACCTTTCCAAGCACAAAATGGAGTCTGAAGAAATCATCATTGATGAGAAAAATGCTGAGATCATCAACAGAGCAGTAGATGCCCACAGAAGAGTTTGTGCCGTAGGTACCACTACAATGAGAGCGTTGGAAACTTCTGTTTCTTCAAACAAAAAGATTTCTGCTTTCAACGGATGGACAAATAAATTCATTTATCCGCCTCACGATTTTGGAGTGGCCAACTCTATGATCACCAACTTCCACACGCCAAAGTCAACATTATTGATGATGATTGCAGCATTTGCAGGAAAAGATTTCATCATGCACGCTTACGAAGAAGCCGTAAAAGAAAAGTACAAATTCTATTCTTACGGTGACGCAATGCTTATTTTGTAA